CAACAGGCTGCTTATCCGAAGCATATGGATGATGACACAGATGTCACCTGTTTGATGCTAACGACTATGAGTCCTgagcttcagaaacaacatgagcatatggattcTTATATCATGATTGGGCACCTTAAATGTATGTTTGAACGACAGGCTCGTCAAGAGAGGTCTGATACAAGCAAAGTTTTTTATGCATGCAAACAGGGTGatcgtgatccggttggaccgcatgttctgaagatgattggttataTGGAGTACCTTGCTACTCTGGGTTCCGCGATTGGTCTGGAAGCCCAGATAGATCTAATCTTATAATATTTGAACATCAACTATGCTCAGTTTGTAATGAATTATAACATGAATGAGATAGACAAGACACCTACCGAATCATTGGCTATGTtaaaaactgctgagaccaacatTCAGAAGGCGTCCCCTGCTCCCATAATGATGGTGAATAAAGGGAGTGCCAAAgggaaaggtaaatggaaaggaAAGAAGAGGATGGGATCCAAATATGCTGCTGCTCCTAAAACTGCTCCCAAACAGGCTTTGAATCCCGGAGGTGGTGTTGCAAAGGGTAATACTTATCACTACTGCAAGAaaccgggtcattggaagagaaactgtcatgcttatttggaggatctgaagaagaagaaggcttctGGTGCTTCTGATTCtggtatttatgttatagaagttaatttgtctacttctacttcatgggtattagatactggatgtggttcttaTATTTGTATAAATGAGCAGGAACTGcggggaagtaggacattggcaaagggaga
This sequence is a window from Apium graveolens cultivar Ventura chromosome 9, ASM990537v1, whole genome shotgun sequence. Protein-coding genes within it:
- the LOC141686406 gene encoding uncharacterized protein LOC141686406 produces the protein MANNSNNLSVRSVLQKDKLTGTNFLDWQRNLRIVLRQERKLHVIDVPRPGPLLKGATHVQQAAYPKHMDDDTDVTCLMLTTMSPELQKQHEHMDSYIMIGHLKCMFERQARQERSDTSKVFYACKQGDRDPVGPHVLKMIGYMEYLATLGSAIGLEAQIDLIL